One Sporomusaceae bacterium ACPt DNA window includes the following coding sequences:
- the padE_2 gene encoding NADH-dependent phenylglyoxylate dehydrogenase subunit gamma, translating into MKQIKLFGLGGQGVVTAAKIFAEAAAIGEGKYAQSIPAYGHERRGAPVYSDLIVSDNPIKVKSFVYEPEYVVIFDLSVMDKGVDVMAGTNENTVFVINNECVLPEYPFAKHQVYYVGAKQIALDTLGRDIPNSAMLGAMAGAGLVGIDAVMNAIRKIFGKAGEVNASAAKRACDELRKN; encoded by the coding sequence TTGAAACAAATCAAACTTTTCGGTCTTGGCGGACAAGGTGTTGTTACTGCCGCCAAGATCTTCGCCGAAGCAGCAGCCATTGGCGAAGGAAAATACGCCCAGTCCATCCCGGCATACGGGCATGAGCGGCGCGGCGCGCCGGTGTACTCAGATTTGATTGTCAGCGATAACCCGATTAAGGTCAAGTCTTTCGTCTATGAACCGGAGTATGTTGTTATCTTCGATCTGTCAGTCATGGATAAAGGCGTCGATGTTATGGCAGGGACCAACGAGAACACCGTCTTTGTAATTAACAACGAGTGTGTATTGCCGGAATACCCTTTCGCCAAACATCAAGTTTATTATGTTGGCGCAAAACAAATTGCTCTTGACACATTGGGGAGGGATATTCCCAACTCAGCCATGTTGGGGGCCATGGCCGGCGCCGGACTGGTCGGAATTGATGCGGTCATGAATGCCATACGCAAAATTTTCGGAAAGGCGGGGGAAGTCAATGCCAGTGCAGCCAAAAGAGCCTGTGACGAACTGCGGAAAAACTAA
- the napF_3 gene encoding Ferredoxin-type protein NapF, whose protein sequence is MPVQPKEPVTNCGKTKKYLVGPVATEFVATKTGVWRVVRPDVNIDDCVFCGTCRKHCPADVVTVEKEDAKKGVYFDWDYCKGCGICANVCPKQCITMIPEEGVCKL, encoded by the coding sequence ATGCCAGTGCAGCCAAAAGAGCCTGTGACGAACTGCGGAAAAACTAAAAAATATTTAGTTGGGCCGGTGGCTACAGAATTTGTGGCTACTAAGACCGGCGTCTGGCGGGTAGTACGGCCGGATGTTAACATTGATGATTGCGTTTTCTGCGGCACTTGCCGTAAGCATTGTCCGGCAGATGTTGTCACAGTGGAAAAAGAGGACGCGAAAAAAGGCGTTTATTTTGACTGGGATTATTGCAAAGGGTGCGGCATTTGTGCAAATGTCTGTCCGAAACAATGTATTACCATGATACCGGAAGAAGGTGTTTGCAAGCTATGA
- the garP_3 gene encoding putative galactarate transporter, translating into MSNPVVGFEKPVQPRTKFRWVVLAIIFLFYMINFADRTNIGVVLPAIKNEFGVSNFEAGALASFFFLGYAVTQIPAGFWISRFGTRGLVSLSILGFSIFTFLIGTSASATAMKWFRLGLGLCEGPSPVGGSATIKNWYPPQERATATGVFMGATSLALMAVPPLAVWIMVHYGWRYVFYCFAIPGIILSAVWYMLVHTHPEDSPYCSPAEVEYIKTTSSEIKTEEKATGSLGWLDTLIRAKKVRLLETNAQVFKSWNVIGISLTYFFIGFVTYGMMIWIPSYLVNAKGYSLVGMGWVAAAPWVGALIGQIGGGMLSDKLLLKRRKPNMMIAPLAFIAMMAILVNVPNDVTLLTITLFTTGLLLNIGWSCYWAYPMGLTTGNTYPVAIAVMASIGNLSGFFSPMIAGYLLDAYKSYDFVFYFFGACALLSFLVVSTIDEPI; encoded by the coding sequence ATGTCTAATCCCGTTGTTGGCTTTGAAAAGCCTGTCCAACCCCGGACCAAATTTCGCTGGGTTGTACTGGCCATCATCTTTTTATTTTATATGATTAACTTTGCAGACCGTACAAACATTGGCGTTGTATTGCCCGCAATAAAAAACGAGTTTGGGGTAAGCAATTTTGAAGCAGGAGCCTTAGCAAGTTTCTTTTTCCTTGGATACGCCGTTACCCAAATACCTGCAGGTTTCTGGATAAGCCGCTTCGGCACCAGAGGCTTAGTCTCATTGTCAATCTTAGGTTTTTCAATTTTTACCTTCCTGATCGGCACCTCTGCCTCAGCCACCGCGATGAAATGGTTCCGCCTCGGGCTGGGGCTGTGTGAGGGGCCCAGTCCTGTCGGCGGTTCGGCTACAATAAAAAACTGGTACCCGCCCCAGGAAAGGGCAACTGCCACCGGCGTATTTATGGGCGCTACCTCGCTTGCCTTGATGGCCGTGCCGCCCCTGGCGGTATGGATCATGGTGCATTATGGTTGGCGCTACGTGTTTTACTGTTTTGCCATTCCGGGTATTATCCTCTCGGCAGTCTGGTATATGCTGGTTCATACTCATCCGGAAGACAGCCCCTATTGTTCGCCGGCCGAGGTAGAGTATATTAAGACTACTTCTTCAGAAATAAAAACCGAAGAGAAGGCAACAGGGTCGCTTGGCTGGTTGGATACCTTGATTCGTGCCAAAAAAGTCCGGCTTCTTGAAACCAATGCGCAGGTCTTCAAATCTTGGAACGTTATCGGGATTTCGCTGACCTACTTCTTCATTGGTTTTGTGACTTATGGAATGATGATTTGGATTCCTTCATATCTCGTTAATGCCAAGGGATACTCACTGGTCGGCATGGGATGGGTGGCCGCAGCACCGTGGGTAGGGGCTTTGATTGGCCAGATTGGCGGCGGTATGTTATCTGATAAACTATTGCTCAAACGCCGTAAACCTAACATGATGATCGCGCCTTTAGCTTTTATCGCCATGATGGCAATACTGGTGAATGTGCCTAATGATGTAACTCTGCTAACCATTACTTTATTTACCACCGGGCTTTTACTCAATATTGGCTGGTCCTGCTACTGGGCCTATCCTATGGGTTTGACTACCGGCAATACTTATCCGGTGGCGATTGCGGTAATGGCAAGCATCGGCAACCTTAGCGGGTTTTTTTCGCCGATGATAGCCGGGTATCTGCTGGATGCGTACAAAAGCTATGATTTTGTGTTTTATTTCTTTGGGGCGTGTGCGCTACTAAGTTTCCTGGTGGTATCCACGATAGACGAGCCGATTTAA
- the porA gene encoding Pyruvate synthase subunit PorA, which produces MSTRVMLDGNGAASEGLRLAKVRVISAYPITPQSPISEKLADFVVQGKLDAKYIRVESEHSAMCCAIGAQLTGVRAGTATSSVGLALMHEVLGVAAGCRVPIVMPVVNRSLVSPWSLWCDHQDAMAERDGGWMQLYAESAQEVLDLILIAYRTAEDARVQLPAMVCLDGFFLSHMSDAVYVPDQATVDAYLPPYVCHNFHLDPGDPVFINNLTPTVDYTEMRYQQAVAFRQAPEVLMEAMADFKKVFGRDYSMIEAYQCDDAEAVIVTLGSMSGTAKYTVDQLRAQGKKVGVLKITSYRPFPAGQIKQALAKVAVVGVMDRSPGYGAQVAPVATEVRAVLGGKPVQGFIAGLGGRDISPATFTKAFEKLLSQEITADVDWVDVKENALTIREVK; this is translated from the coding sequence ATGAGTACCAGAGTAATGTTAGACGGGAACGGAGCTGCCTCCGAAGGGCTCAGACTGGCTAAAGTGAGGGTCATTTCGGCTTATCCGATCACCCCGCAGAGTCCGATCTCGGAAAAACTGGCCGATTTTGTTGTTCAGGGCAAACTTGATGCCAAATATATCCGGGTAGAGTCGGAACACAGCGCTATGTGCTGTGCCATTGGCGCCCAGCTGACCGGCGTCCGGGCCGGCACAGCCACTTCTTCTGTTGGTCTGGCGCTTATGCATGAAGTGCTGGGGGTAGCCGCCGGCTGCCGGGTGCCGATCGTTATGCCGGTGGTCAACCGGTCGCTGGTCAGTCCCTGGAGCTTATGGTGCGATCACCAGGATGCCATGGCAGAAAGAGATGGCGGCTGGATGCAACTTTATGCGGAAAGCGCTCAAGAAGTGCTGGACCTTATTCTAATTGCTTACCGCACCGCAGAAGACGCCCGCGTTCAACTGCCGGCCATGGTATGTCTGGACGGCTTCTTCCTTTCGCACATGAGTGATGCCGTCTATGTGCCTGATCAAGCCACTGTCGATGCCTATTTGCCGCCGTACGTATGCCACAACTTCCATCTTGACCCGGGTGACCCGGTGTTTATCAATAACCTGACCCCTACGGTCGACTATACCGAAATGAGATACCAGCAGGCCGTAGCATTCAGACAGGCGCCGGAAGTTTTGATGGAAGCCATGGCTGACTTTAAAAAGGTATTTGGGCGCGACTATTCTATGATTGAAGCATACCAATGTGATGATGCCGAAGCAGTTATTGTGACATTAGGTTCGATGTCCGGTACCGCAAAATACACCGTTGATCAACTGCGCGCCCAAGGTAAAAAGGTCGGCGTATTAAAGATCACGTCCTACCGTCCGTTCCCGGCCGGGCAGATTAAACAAGCGTTGGCCAAAGTTGCCGTTGTTGGTGTAATGGATCGCAGCCCCGGCTATGGAGCGCAAGTCGCGCCTGTTGCCACCGAAGTGAGGGCGGTTCTCGGCGGTAAGCCGGTACAAGGTTTCATAGCCGGTCTCGGTGGCCGCGACATTTCCCCGGCAACTTTTACCAAAGCATTTGAAAAGCTCTTAAGCCAAGAAATTACTGCTGATGTGGATTGGGTGGACGTAAAAGAAAACGCACTTACTATCCGGGAGGTGAAGTAA
- the shdC_1 gene encoding Phenolic acid decarboxylase has product MAYKDLREFLAKLEEQQQLVRVRDEVMPEPDLSAAGRAAPNIENGPAVFFEKIKGYHNPAVLNVHGSWANHALMLGMPKNTTIKEQFYELDKRWSKFPVKPRWVSCGPVKEIKIKENINLFEVLPLFRVNRYDGGFYISKALVISKDIDDYDNYRKQNVGTYRLQVKGKDLLGIQALPFHDIGIHLRKAEEINEPLPVAICIGNDPVLTFMASTPIEYDQSEYEFAGALREEPVELTKSETGNLDIPCAAEVVLEGYIIPRKRNVEGPFGEFPGSYSGARLQAEIKIHTITHRVNPIFENLYLGIPWTEIDYLMALNTSIPLYRQIKDSMPEVVAVNAMYTHGIGTIISTKSRFGGYGKAVAMRLLSTPHGMPYSKIVIVVDEYVDPFNLPQVMWALTTRVRPDKDVVLIPSAPGMPLDPTSEPPGMHTKLIIDATTPVAPDVICRETELLATPYKTDEWEKIIRRLLNEKGVSK; this is encoded by the coding sequence TTGGCGTATAAAGATCTACGGGAATTTTTGGCAAAACTTGAGGAGCAGCAGCAGCTAGTACGGGTGCGGGATGAAGTAATGCCGGAGCCAGACCTATCCGCTGCCGGTCGGGCTGCTCCCAACATTGAAAATGGACCTGCGGTTTTCTTCGAAAAAATCAAAGGGTATCATAATCCGGCTGTTTTGAATGTTCATGGCTCATGGGCCAATCATGCCCTCATGCTGGGTATGCCCAAAAATACAACAATTAAAGAACAATTTTATGAATTAGATAAACGTTGGAGTAAATTTCCTGTCAAACCCCGCTGGGTTTCCTGCGGGCCGGTCAAGGAAATCAAAATCAAAGAAAATATTAATCTATTTGAGGTTTTACCCCTGTTTCGCGTAAATCGGTATGACGGCGGATTTTATATTTCCAAGGCGTTGGTTATCAGTAAAGACATTGATGATTATGACAATTATCGAAAACAAAATGTCGGTACGTACCGTCTCCAGGTGAAAGGCAAAGATTTATTGGGAATACAAGCATTGCCGTTTCATGATATTGGCATTCACCTTCGGAAGGCTGAAGAAATCAATGAACCATTGCCTGTTGCCATTTGTATTGGCAATGATCCGGTGTTGACTTTTATGGCCAGTACGCCGATCGAATATGATCAGTCCGAGTATGAATTTGCCGGAGCGCTAAGAGAAGAGCCTGTGGAACTGACGAAAAGTGAAACCGGAAATTTGGACATTCCGTGCGCTGCGGAGGTTGTTCTTGAGGGCTATATTATTCCGCGTAAACGAAACGTTGAAGGACCCTTCGGCGAATTTCCGGGCAGTTACTCGGGAGCCAGACTGCAAGCTGAGATAAAAATTCATACCATTACTCACCGGGTCAATCCCATATTTGAAAATTTATATCTGGGGATTCCTTGGACGGAAATCGATTATTTGATGGCTTTGAATACCAGCATTCCTCTCTATCGTCAGATAAAGGATAGCATGCCGGAAGTAGTTGCCGTCAATGCGATGTATACTCACGGGATAGGTACAATTATCTCGACGAAGTCGCGTTTTGGCGGTTATGGCAAAGCGGTAGCCATGCGGTTGTTATCCACACCTCATGGAATGCCTTACTCCAAAATTGTCATTGTTGTTGATGAATACGTTGATCCGTTTAACTTGCCGCAAGTCATGTGGGCGCTGACTACAAGAGTGCGGCCGGATAAAGATGTAGTGTTAATTCCGAGTGCTCCTGGGATGCCTCTTGATCCAACATCTGAACCGCCGGGGATGCATACGAAATTAATTATTGATGCAACCACTCCGGTGGCACCTGATGTCATCTGCCGTGAAACCGAACTGCTGGCAACTCCTTACAAGACGGATGAGTGGGAAAAAATAATTCGCCGCTTGCTGAATGAGAAAGGGGTGAGCAAATGA
- the hmo gene encoding 4-hydroxymandelate oxidase: MDLLTLKAEARKKLAGYCRVCPICNGKSCAGEVPGMGGIGTGSSFAENITALSSVKLNLTAIHDASTPDTATLVFGQYISTPIMAAPMVNSRMNTGGGLTEKELAEAITAGTHQAGSLTWLGDPIDTNYEWFNAMQAAGRGVVIVKPRVNHDHIIEAFVRAEQFGAVAVGIDVDGAGLITMKLRGQAVGPKTKQQIAELAKSTKLPFVVKGIMNVADAVKCAEAGAAGIVISNHGGRVLDYTCGTASVVPGVARELKGRIEIFVDGGVRSGVDALKMLALGADGVLVGRPLIIGAYGGGAAGVRYLFDKYTEELGSGMILTGCNTIKQIDSGILINS; this comes from the coding sequence GTGGATTTATTGACATTAAAAGCAGAAGCAAGAAAAAAGTTAGCCGGGTATTGTCGTGTATGTCCAATTTGTAATGGTAAAAGCTGTGCGGGCGAGGTTCCGGGCATGGGGGGAATCGGTACCGGATCATCTTTTGCGGAAAATATAACAGCTTTGTCATCTGTGAAATTGAATCTGACAGCCATTCATGACGCCTCAACACCGGACACGGCAACGCTGGTTTTTGGTCAATACATAAGCACTCCTATTATGGCGGCACCCATGGTTAATTCCCGGATGAACACCGGGGGCGGCTTAACGGAAAAAGAGCTGGCCGAAGCAATTACTGCAGGCACCCACCAGGCCGGAAGTTTAACATGGCTCGGTGATCCCATCGATACAAACTATGAATGGTTTAACGCCATGCAAGCAGCGGGGCGCGGAGTAGTCATCGTCAAGCCCCGCGTCAATCACGATCATATTATTGAAGCGTTCGTTAGAGCTGAACAATTTGGTGCTGTAGCTGTAGGTATTGATGTTGATGGTGCCGGGCTGATTACCATGAAATTGCGAGGACAGGCTGTTGGTCCTAAAACTAAACAGCAAATTGCTGAATTAGCCAAATCAACAAAACTGCCGTTTGTTGTAAAAGGGATTATGAATGTAGCTGACGCCGTAAAATGTGCTGAAGCAGGGGCGGCTGGTATTGTAATATCAAATCATGGGGGACGGGTCTTGGATTACACTTGCGGAACGGCTAGTGTTGTGCCCGGAGTAGCCCGGGAATTAAAAGGCCGGATTGAAATTTTTGTTGATGGGGGTGTACGTTCCGGTGTTGATGCCCTAAAAATGTTAGCATTGGGAGCAGACGGTGTACTTGTGGGGCGCCCTTTAATTATTGGTGCGTATGGCGGCGGTGCTGCCGGAGTACGGTATTTATTTGATAAATATACGGAGGAACTAGGTAGTGGTATGATTCTAACCGGCTGTAACACCATAAAACAGATTGATTCGGGAATTTTGATCAATTCTTAA
- the bsdD gene encoding Protein BsdD — protein MICPRCDSNTAEKIVDAPKDKSWEVYLCSTCGFSWRSTEDEAITDPARYDKKFKLEPAVLDSLLAIPPVPPLKESVKKD, from the coding sequence ATGATTTGCCCAAGGTGTGATAGTAATACGGCAGAAAAGATTGTGGACGCTCCTAAGGACAAAAGCTGGGAAGTGTATCTTTGCAGTACTTGCGGATTTTCTTGGCGCTCAACTGAGGATGAGGCTATTACCGATCCGGCCCGCTATGATAAAAAATTTAAGTTAGAACCGGCTGTTCTGGACAGCCTGCTGGCCATTCCGCCGGTACCGCCGCTAAAAGAAAGTGTTAAAAAGGACTAG